The Thermoclostridium stercorarium subsp. stercorarium DSM 8532 genome contains a region encoding:
- a CDS encoding acyl-CoA thioesterase yields the protein MKDNERPCKSVQDSIVEMTELVLPNDANILGNLLGGRLMHWIDIAGALTASKHSNCVVVTAALDSLDFKHPIKVGEMVRLKSRITWVGNTSMEVKVEVYGENLLTGEVRKTNEAYLTYVALDRNGNPTQVPMLYLNTDEERKEFEKAVRRREMRLKRKNNPEGES from the coding sequence ATGAAAGACAATGAAAGACCATGTAAATCGGTACAGGATTCCATTGTGGAAATGACCGAGCTGGTACTTCCGAACGATGCAAATATACTGGGCAACCTGCTCGGCGGCAGGCTAATGCACTGGATTGACATAGCAGGAGCATTAACCGCATCAAAACATTCCAATTGTGTTGTTGTAACTGCGGCATTGGACAGCCTTGATTTCAAGCACCCTATAAAAGTCGGGGAAATGGTACGCCTGAAATCGAGGATTACATGGGTGGGGAACACTTCAATGGAAGTGAAGGTGGAGGTATACGGAGAAAATTTGCTGACCGGGGAAGTGAGAAAGACCAATGAAGCATATCTGACTTATGTAGCCCTTGACCGAAACGGTAACCCCACTCAGGTTCCAATGCTTTACCTTAACACGGATGAAGAAAGGAAAGAATTTGAAAAGGCGGTTCGGAGGCGTGAAATGCGGCTGAAAAGAAAAAATAATCCTGAAGGTGAAAGTTAA
- a CDS encoding DUF421 domain-containing protein, which translates to MFFDIVWKTALMYLVVIVSMRLMGKRMIGELQPFEFAIAIMISELAVFPLTEGNTNILHGLLAIGVLVLCQFLLSLLSIKSLTVRTIICGRPRIVIKNGKILEKNLKKELYTINDLLEQLRMLNIQNISDVEYGILETNGQLSVVLKSQKRPVTPEDLGIETKYEGLSLDLIIDGIVITHNLKLAKLDMDWLVGKLKENGWDNPRDIFYAYIDTAGNFQFQPKLKASKSRVMNTP; encoded by the coding sequence ATGTTTTTCGATATTGTCTGGAAAACAGCCCTGATGTATCTTGTGGTTATTGTTTCCATGCGCCTGATGGGCAAAAGGATGATCGGCGAACTTCAGCCGTTTGAATTTGCAATAGCCATAATGATTTCAGAACTGGCAGTTTTTCCGCTGACAGAAGGCAACACAAACATTTTGCATGGACTACTGGCCATCGGCGTTCTTGTGCTGTGCCAGTTTCTGTTATCTTTGCTGTCGATTAAAAGTCTTACTGTCAGAACCATAATATGCGGACGTCCGAGAATAGTAATTAAAAACGGGAAAATTCTGGAGAAAAACCTGAAAAAGGAATTATACACGATAAACGATCTTCTGGAACAGCTGAGAATGCTAAACATACAGAACATATCCGACGTCGAATATGGAATCCTCGAAACCAACGGTCAGTTAAGCGTAGTACTTAAGTCCCAGAAAAGACCGGTTACGCCTGAAGATCTCGGAATAGAAACCAAATACGAAGGGCTGTCACTTGACCTCATAATTGACGGCATCGTAATTACCCATAATCTGAAACTGGCCAAACTTGACATGGATTGGCTTGTCGGGAAACTTAAGGAAAACGGCTGGGACAACCCGCGGGATATTTTTTACGCTTACATTGATACCGCGGGTAATTTTCAGTTCCAGCCCAAACTGAAGGCTTCAAAAAGCAGGGTTATGAACACGCCCTGA
- a CDS encoding GNAT family N-acetyltransferase, with translation MIKGKKVLLRTIREKELDIVYDLICNINNKGPYWHLVIPSEKDFKSEFEKTGLWGPSEGRMLIMDLNNEVYLGELLYFKGLDYQAGFEVGYELFHPSYYGKGYMSEALRLFCAYLFACYPINRIQVNCMKGNIGSRKVAEHCGFTYEGTMRRATFHNGKYHDLELFSLLREECPSLEELLKG, from the coding sequence ATGATAAAAGGGAAAAAGGTTTTACTCAGAACCATTCGTGAAAAAGAACTGGATATTGTTTACGATCTTATTTGCAATATAAATAACAAAGGACCGTACTGGCATCTTGTAATACCTTCGGAGAAGGACTTCAAAAGCGAGTTTGAAAAAACAGGCTTATGGGGGCCGAGCGAAGGCCGAATGCTTATAATGGACCTCAATAATGAGGTTTATCTCGGTGAATTGCTGTACTTCAAAGGCCTTGACTATCAGGCCGGTTTTGAAGTGGGATATGAACTGTTTCATCCTTCATATTACGGCAAGGGTTACATGTCCGAAGCATTGAGGCTTTTCTGCGCTTATCTTTTCGCCTGCTATCCGATAAACCGCATTCAGGTAAACTGTATGAAAGGCAATATCGGAAGCCGGAAGGTTGCCGAGCACTGTGGATTTACTTATGAAGGAACTATGCGCCGGGCCACGTTTCATAACGGGAAATATCACGATTTGGAGCTGTTTTCGCTGTTAAGGGAAGAGTGTCCCTCACTTGAGGAGCTTCTTAAGGGATAG
- a CDS encoding ROK family protein has translation MYYLGIDLGGTNIAAGIVNDNFEFVAKGSVPTKRGAEYTEIIRDMAQLSQKLILDAGLTVNDIEYIGIGSPGVCDKENGILLYANNLNFYNVPMVKEMQKHISLPVYIENDANCAALGESLAGAARDVSDSVTITLGTGIGGGIVINKRIFTGFNGMAGEIGHTLFAFDGEPCTCGRKGCWEAYASATALIRQTRIAAEKNPDSEINRLVDGNLDLINAKTAFDAMRLGDETGKKVVENYIRYLGEGIANIIVILQPEKVVIGGGISKEGETLLAPLRKVVKENLYYKGDDVPQAQIVKAELGNDAGIIGAAMLGLQGRI, from the coding sequence ATGTATTATCTGGGAATCGATTTGGGAGGAACCAATATTGCCGCAGGAATAGTAAACGATAACTTTGAATTTGTTGCAAAAGGAAGCGTTCCGACGAAAAGAGGCGCTGAATACACAGAAATAATCCGCGACATGGCCCAACTTTCGCAAAAACTCATTCTTGATGCGGGATTGACAGTGAATGATATTGAATATATTGGTATCGGAAGCCCGGGTGTATGTGACAAGGAAAACGGAATTTTGCTGTATGCGAATAACTTAAATTTCTATAATGTGCCAATGGTAAAGGAAATGCAAAAACATATATCGTTGCCGGTTTACATAGAAAATGACGCCAACTGCGCAGCGTTGGGAGAAAGCCTTGCAGGTGCGGCAAGGGACGTTTCCGATTCGGTTACAATAACTCTTGGTACGGGCATAGGAGGAGGCATTGTAATAAATAAACGCATTTTTACCGGGTTTAACGGAATGGCGGGAGAAATAGGCCATACCCTTTTCGCATTTGACGGTGAACCCTGTACCTGCGGAAGAAAGGGATGCTGGGAAGCATACGCCTCCGCAACCGCACTGATAAGGCAAACCCGGATCGCCGCCGAGAAGAATCCGGACTCTGAAATTAACCGTCTTGTTGACGGGAACCTTGATCTGATAAATGCCAAAACGGCTTTTGACGCAATGAGGTTAGGGGATGAAACAGGGAAAAAAGTTGTTGAAAATTATATAAGATACCTTGGCGAAGGAATTGCAAACATTATTGTAATTCTGCAGCCCGAGAAGGTGGTTATCGGCGGAGGTATCAGCAAAGAGGGCGAAACTCTCCTGGCTCCGCTCAGAAAAGTGGTAAAGGAAAATCTTTATTATAAAGGGGATGATGTTCCTCAGGCACAGATTGTTAAAGCCGAACTGGGAAATGACGCAGGCATAATAGGAGCTGCAATGCTGGGGCTGCAGGGACGAATATGA
- the truA gene encoding tRNA pseudouridine(38-40) synthase TruA, protein MGFKRIKLVIEYDGSFFHGWQVQNNQLSVQGEIEKAIFKITGEKVSVTGSGRTDAGVHAFGQVAHFDTQSRIPAEKFAVVLNTVLPPSIAVISSKEVSPDFHARFSAIKKTYKYKVLNRPMRSPIMDKRAWHVPWPLDIESMNRAAAYFIGRHDFTAFCASGHNVKNFVREIYVSEWTEEEGCFVYTVTGNGFLYNMVRIMTGTMVEVGLNKRSAENIPELLEKKNRRLAGITAPPYGLYLWEVFYDEENPNGRPGREECFGGDDE, encoded by the coding sequence GTGGGCTTTAAAAGGATAAAGCTTGTTATAGAATATGACGGCTCCTTCTTCCATGGGTGGCAGGTCCAGAACAACCAGCTTTCGGTCCAGGGAGAGATTGAAAAAGCAATTTTTAAAATAACCGGGGAAAAAGTAAGCGTAACGGGTTCGGGCCGCACAGACGCCGGTGTTCATGCCTTCGGCCAGGTAGCCCATTTCGACACCCAATCGCGAATACCTGCTGAGAAATTCGCCGTGGTGCTTAATACCGTACTTCCTCCCAGTATTGCGGTGATTTCTTCAAAGGAAGTTTCCCCAGATTTCCATGCCAGGTTCTCCGCAATAAAAAAGACATATAAATACAAAGTCCTGAACCGGCCGATGCGTTCTCCAATTATGGACAAACGTGCATGGCATGTGCCATGGCCTCTCGATATTGAAAGCATGAACAGGGCAGCGGCTTATTTTATCGGCCGGCACGATTTTACCGCATTCTGTGCAAGCGGACATAACGTGAAGAATTTCGTGCGGGAGATCTATGTTTCGGAATGGACAGAGGAAGAAGGATGCTTTGTTTACACCGTAACAGGAAACGGTTTTCTTTACAACATGGTTCGGATAATGACAGGGACAATGGTTGAAGTGGGTTTAAATAAAAGGTCTGCTGAAAACATACCTGAGCTTTTGGAAAAAAAGAACAGGCGGCTGGCCGGAATTACCGCACCCCCTTACGGGCTTTACCTGTGGGAGGTATTCTATGATGAGGAAAATCCCAACGGGAGGCCCGGTCGGGAGGAGTGCTTCGGGGGTGATGATGAATGA